In Leptolyngbya sp. SIO1E4, one DNA window encodes the following:
- a CDS encoding flavin monoamine oxidase family protein has translation MASLRPQPALAANTGHVIVVGAGLAGLVAAYELQKAGWQVTVIEARDRVGGRVTTVRSPFTGGQHAEGGGEYIDSLRVHRQMHRYVRAFGLQLEPVNRIPNQGIYYLQGQRFPLSNQGIEDTLGGQVWQDDDRFWDELQVLAQTLTDLDHPERAPKAAELDRIVLSRWIEQLEQVPLARTLTEQYLRGEYDDPEWLSLFFLVQQAALYDQVPDQRLEMYRIRGGNAQLPQEIARSLTRPVVLNAPVTEIKQTALGVEVTHEQGQVSGDFVIIATPLPPLRTVRFDPALSPDLQQAIAELNYGSHVKVISQFSHRFWHNQQTNTVPTITDLPLGFVSEATANQPGQSGILTAYVSGKYGRQLAAMVEGDRIQTALAQLEEIYPGAENSLMAAKSYVWAHDPWVGGSYSAYGPGQMTTLWPALRRPYGRLLFAGEHTDTYIGYMEGAVRSGQRAAAILQKSRPLASID, from the coding sequence ATGGCGTCTTTACGCCCTCAGCCTGCACTGGCCGCCAATACCGGTCATGTGATTGTTGTGGGAGCCGGGCTGGCTGGGCTGGTCGCGGCCTATGAGCTTCAAAAAGCTGGTTGGCAAGTCACCGTGATTGAGGCCCGCGATCGCGTTGGAGGGCGAGTAACAACGGTGCGATCGCCCTTCACGGGGGGCCAACACGCTGAAGGCGGAGGCGAATATATTGATAGCTTGCGAGTCCATCGTCAGATGCATCGGTACGTGCGGGCGTTTGGTTTGCAGCTAGAGCCCGTGAACCGCATTCCCAATCAAGGCATTTACTATCTTCAGGGGCAGCGTTTTCCGCTCAGCAATCAGGGCATTGAAGACACCCTGGGGGGCCAAGTTTGGCAGGATGACGATCGCTTCTGGGACGAGCTACAAGTGTTGGCTCAAACCCTCACAGACCTAGACCATCCTGAGCGGGCCCCCAAAGCTGCCGAGCTAGATCGCATCGTGCTCTCTCGCTGGATTGAGCAACTGGAACAAGTACCCCTGGCTCGCACCTTAACCGAGCAATATCTACGGGGAGAGTACGACGACCCAGAATGGCTGTCTCTCTTCTTCTTAGTGCAGCAGGCGGCCCTGTATGATCAGGTCCCCGATCAACGTCTGGAAATGTACCGCATTCGGGGAGGCAATGCGCAATTGCCGCAGGAGATCGCGCGATCTCTTACAAGACCTGTGGTTTTGAATGCCCCGGTGACTGAGATTAAACAGACGGCCCTAGGCGTTGAAGTGACGCACGAGCAGGGTCAGGTTTCGGGGGATTTTGTCATTATTGCCACCCCCTTGCCGCCGTTAAGAACCGTGCGGTTTGACCCGGCTCTAAGCCCTGACCTACAGCAGGCGATCGCCGAACTCAACTATGGCTCCCATGTAAAAGTCATCAGTCAGTTTAGCCACCGCTTCTGGCACAACCAGCAGACAAACACGGTTCCGACCATTACGGATCTGCCTTTGGGGTTTGTCAGTGAGGCAACGGCTAATCAGCCGGGGCAATCGGGCATTTTAACGGCCTATGTTTCTGGCAAATATGGCCGACAACTCGCGGCAATGGTGGAGGGCGATCGCATCCAAACAGCCTTGGCGCAGCTTGAAGAAATCTACCCAGGCGCTGAGAATTCTCTGATGGCAGCCAAATCTTACGTATGGGCTCACGATCCTTGGGTGGGCGGATCCTACTCCGCCTATGGCCCTGGCCAGATGACCACTCTATGGCCTGCCCTCCGTCGTCCCTATGGTCGTCTCTTATTTGCAGGCGAACACACCGACACCTACATCGGTTACATGGAAGGAGCTGTGCGCAGTGGGCAGCGAGCCGCTGCAATCTTGCAAAAAAGCAGACCTCTGGCATCCATTGATTAG
- the nei gene encoding endonuclease VIII, with translation MPEGPEIRKAADKIERAIAHQPTTEIFFAFEHLKPYETKLVGQVVTQIATYGKALVTHFENGLCVYSHNQLYGKWVVRKAHNYPQTNRQLRFAIHTPRKSALLYSASDIEVLHTDTVAEHPFIQRLGPDVLNVTLTPEQILDWVQGKAFYRRRFTSLLLDQGFLCGVGNYLRSEILFVSRIHPTHRPMDHDRDHLARFADAALAVPQQSYRHNGITNDLAIAADLKVRGFPRRQYRHWVFGRDGQGCYVCNTAIIKAHTGGRRYYYCPTCQPAQLG, from the coding sequence ATGCCAGAAGGCCCAGAGATTCGGAAGGCCGCAGACAAAATAGAGCGAGCGATCGCCCATCAACCTACAACTGAGATCTTCTTCGCCTTTGAGCATCTAAAGCCCTACGAAACTAAACTCGTGGGCCAAGTAGTGACCCAAATTGCCACCTATGGCAAAGCCTTAGTTACTCATTTTGAAAATGGCTTATGCGTGTATAGCCATAACCAGCTCTATGGCAAATGGGTGGTGCGCAAAGCCCACAATTATCCACAAACTAACCGCCAACTCCGGTTTGCGATTCACACCCCGCGCAAATCGGCCCTGCTCTATAGTGCTTCCGATATTGAAGTGCTCCATACCGATACTGTTGCTGAGCATCCTTTTATCCAGCGGCTAGGCCCCGATGTGTTGAATGTCACTCTCACACCAGAGCAGATTTTAGACTGGGTGCAGGGCAAAGCTTTCTATCGTCGCCGCTTCACCTCTCTTTTGTTAGACCAAGGCTTTCTCTGCGGAGTCGGAAATTATTTGCGGAGTGAGATTTTGTTTGTCAGCCGCATTCACCCCACCCACCGCCCTATGGATCACGATCGCGACCATCTAGCCCGGTTTGCCGATGCAGCTTTGGCTGTGCCACAACAGTCTTACCGTCACAACGGAATTACCAATGATCTGGCGATCGCGGCTGATCTGAAGGTACGAGGCTTTCCTCGGCGGCAATATCGTCACTGGGTATTTGGGCGCGATGGGCAAGGTTGCTATGTCTGCAACACTGCGATTATCAAAGCGCACACTGGCGGACGCCGCTACTACTATTGCCCAACGTGTCAACCAGCCCAACTCGGATAA
- a CDS encoding amino acid ABC transporter substrate-binding protein — protein MVDIASVQTEIDFTTVEPGKLRIITSDIEARPMSFVDSGQRLGFEPTLARVVCDRLQIEPVWFNTPLKDFYTELSTGNYDLVWFNQAITQERRAWADFTRSYGRFDTAVLVREDSEVEHKANLAGKRIGVIAESVSQQLLEFLPPDIEVIYFKSSHQVVTEMMEALQRQQIDAIVEDSLLLMAIEAQDFRVRVAFEIATQRPFGIGILPGNRELLDALNTVLNTLITDGTLNKLWDQWIPYKSCPF, from the coding sequence ATGGTTGATATAGCTAGCGTCCAGACCGAAATAGATTTTACAACTGTTGAGCCTGGGAAACTGCGCATCATTACCAGTGATATTGAGGCGCGCCCCATGAGCTTTGTCGACAGTGGTCAGCGTTTGGGGTTTGAGCCGACTTTGGCACGGGTTGTTTGCGATCGCTTGCAGATAGAACCCGTCTGGTTTAACACTCCGCTGAAAGACTTTTATACAGAACTCAGTACTGGCAATTACGACCTGGTTTGGTTTAATCAGGCAATTACCCAAGAGCGCCGTGCTTGGGCGGATTTTACCCGCTCCTACGGTCGATTTGATACCGCCGTTTTAGTTCGTGAAGATTCTGAGGTAGAGCATAAGGCCAATCTGGCGGGTAAGCGAATTGGGGTTATTGCAGAAAGCGTCAGCCAGCAACTGCTTGAATTTTTGCCCCCTGATATCGAGGTTATTTATTTTAAGAGTAGCCATCAGGTGGTTACTGAAATGATGGAGGCGCTGCAGCGACAGCAGATTGACGCCATCGTGGAAGATTCCCTACTCTTGATGGCGATTGAGGCGCAAGATTTTAGAGTGCGCGTAGCTTTTGAGATTGCGACTCAGCGACCATTTGGCATCGGGATTCTGCCTGGTAATCGGGAACTACTAGATGCGCTCAATACCGTACTCAATACGCTCATCACAGACGGCACGCTTAATAAGCTGTGGGATCAGTGGATTCCCTACAAGTCTTGCCCGTTCTAG
- a CDS encoding GNAT family N-acetyltransferase, whose amino-acid sequence MAVPLIWLTPTTASDLDFVLAAEQAAENARFVGQWSRDRHLQACQQPDERHWLVINAATQVPAGYVILLGVQDPNQSLLIKRIVITQKGQGFGRAALEQVLSQAFLELDAHRVWLDVMEDNPYARSLYDRLGFVEEGKMRESEKTSRGFVSLWIMSMLRSEFMARKTVP is encoded by the coding sequence ATGGCTGTTCCTCTTATCTGGCTAACGCCCACAACCGCATCTGATCTGGATTTTGTTCTGGCTGCCGAGCAGGCTGCTGAGAATGCCCGATTTGTGGGTCAGTGGTCGCGGGATCGTCATTTGCAGGCCTGTCAACAGCCTGATGAACGCCACTGGCTAGTGATCAATGCAGCGACACAGGTGCCTGCGGGGTATGTGATTCTGCTTGGGGTTCAAGACCCTAACCAGTCTCTGCTGATCAAACGCATTGTCATTACGCAGAAGGGTCAGGGCTTTGGCAGAGCTGCCTTAGAGCAGGTATTGAGTCAAGCCTTTCTGGAATTGGATGCCCACCGGGTCTGGCTGGATGTGATGGAAGACAACCCCTATGCGCGATCGCTGTATGACCGGTTAGGGTTCGTGGAAGAGGGAAAAATGCGGGAATCTGAAAAAACATCCCGGGGATTTGTCTCTCTGTGGATAATGTCAATGCTGCGGTCAGAATTTATGGCGCGCAAAACCGTGCCTTAA
- the fabD gene encoding ACP S-malonyltransferase, which yields MVKTAWVFPGQGSQSVGMGADLMELPLAQERLAIADDILGWSIEKICHSPDDKVSNTLYTQPCLYFIESLLVDLLKSQGLMPNLVAGHSLGEYVALYAAGAFDFSAGLRLVNLRGDLMSQASEGVMAALIGFNREDLEAKIAETEGVVLANDNSAKQVVISGTPEAVEVVLERVKAKRAVKLNVSGAFHSPLMAPAAREFQGVLNAIEFQTTQVPVLSNVDPTPTTDAETLKQRLAQQMTGSVRWREISLALPEHGIEQVVEVGPGNVLSGLMKRTAKTLQLVNVGTLAQLSALQA from the coding sequence ATGGTAAAGACAGCCTGGGTGTTCCCTGGACAAGGGTCGCAATCGGTCGGTATGGGAGCAGATTTAATGGAGCTTCCCCTGGCGCAGGAGCGCCTGGCAATCGCTGATGACATTCTGGGTTGGTCAATTGAAAAGATCTGCCACAGCCCAGACGATAAAGTTTCTAACACGCTATATACCCAGCCGTGCCTCTATTTCATCGAGAGCCTGCTGGTTGATTTATTAAAGTCGCAAGGGCTAATGCCCAACCTCGTCGCCGGACATAGTTTGGGGGAATACGTGGCCCTGTACGCGGCTGGCGCATTTGACTTCAGTGCGGGCCTGCGCCTGGTAAACTTGCGCGGAGACTTAATGTCTCAAGCCTCTGAAGGCGTTATGGCCGCATTGATTGGGTTTAATCGAGAAGATCTGGAAGCCAAGATCGCCGAGACAGAAGGCGTTGTCTTAGCAAACGACAATAGCGCTAAACAGGTCGTGATTTCTGGCACCCCAGAAGCCGTAGAAGTGGTGCTTGAGAGGGTCAAGGCTAAACGAGCTGTCAAGCTCAATGTGAGCGGTGCTTTTCATTCTCCTTTAATGGCTCCAGCTGCCAGGGAATTTCAGGGAGTGTTGAATGCCATTGAGTTTCAGACAACTCAAGTACCCGTCTTATCGAATGTTGATCCGACCCCCACGACTGATGCAGAAACGCTGAAGCAACGCTTAGCGCAACAGATGACGGGGTCAGTTCGCTGGCGAGAAATTTCTTTGGCATTGCCGGAACACGGCATTGAGCAGGTGGTTGAAGTAGGGCCGGGTAATGTGCTGTCGGGTTTGATGAAGCGCACTGCGAAAACGTTACAGCTTGTCAATGTCGGAACCTTGGCACAGTTGAGCGCATTGCAAGCGTGA
- a CDS encoding 1-acyl-sn-glycerol-3-phosphate acyltransferase, producing the protein MASRDREPLPSLLLYHLFKWSVVSPMFHSYFRGRIEGPDCVPQQGPLLVVANHASDFDPPIVSSCVRRPVSYMAKEELFRVPILGSAIRLYGAYPVKRSSADRSAIREALKQLEQGWAVGVFLQGTRTPDGQIPNPKLGAALIAAKAQVPMLPVSLWGTHRIIPKGVKVPRPVPVTVRIGSPIEPPASTAKEDLWATTQRCTDAIHKLHALGR; encoded by the coding sequence ATGGCCAGCCGAGATCGCGAACCCTTGCCGAGTTTGCTGCTCTACCACTTGTTCAAGTGGTCGGTTGTTAGTCCCATGTTTCATAGCTATTTTCGAGGGCGAATTGAAGGTCCCGATTGCGTTCCTCAACAGGGGCCTCTGTTGGTCGTGGCAAATCATGCCAGCGATTTCGATCCGCCCATTGTTTCTAGCTGTGTCCGACGCCCCGTTTCTTACATGGCCAAGGAAGAACTTTTTCGGGTACCTATTTTAGGGTCAGCCATTCGCCTGTATGGGGCATACCCCGTTAAGCGCAGCAGCGCAGACCGCAGCGCGATTCGTGAGGCTCTCAAGCAACTGGAACAGGGCTGGGCAGTGGGAGTGTTTTTACAAGGGACCCGCACCCCAGATGGTCAGATCCCAAACCCTAAATTGGGAGCGGCATTGATTGCAGCCAAAGCCCAGGTGCCCATGTTGCCAGTGAGTCTGTGGGGCACCCATCGTATTATTCCAAAAGGGGTCAAAGTGCCCCGTCCTGTTCCTGTCACGGTTCGTATTGGCTCCCCCATTGAGCCACCAGCATCGACCGCGAAGGAGGATTTATGGGCTACGACCCAGCGCTGTACGGATGCCATCCACAAGCTCCATGCCCTTGGGCGCTAA
- a CDS encoding DUF2288 family protein — MTQRLRQELAEMVGPAEWQNLLPHAARDSIVVVHQGLDLLDVGLAVATDNVSSVQRWISEALITKPTAEQLQDWERDRSRQFQALIVQPYVLIQDTEGENAP, encoded by the coding sequence ATGACACAACGACTTAGGCAAGAGCTTGCAGAAATGGTTGGCCCTGCTGAGTGGCAGAACTTGCTTCCCCATGCTGCCCGTGACAGCATTGTGGTCGTTCACCAAGGGTTGGATTTGCTAGACGTTGGCTTAGCTGTCGCTACTGACAACGTTAGTTCAGTACAGCGCTGGATTAGTGAAGCCCTGATTACAAAGCCAACGGCTGAACAACTGCAAGACTGGGAGCGCGATCGCAGCCGTCAGTTTCAAGCCCTGATCGTGCAGCCCTATGTGCTCATTCAAGACACTGAGGGTGAAAATGCCCCATAG
- a CDS encoding homogentisate phytyltransferase produces the protein MGQSVSSQPKPTGHQLSLFRTPVPWLTAFWKFSRPHTIVGTSLSVIGVFVITWTVVQEVTTTPLLNPFSLLLPLTACLAGNVYIVGLNQIEDVEIDRINKPHLPIASGEFSPKDAWWIVGFAGGLSVVLSALGGWFLLTTVLVSLLIGTAYSVPPLRLKRFPFWASACILTVRGAVVNVGLFLHYSDQLGLPLSIPGKIWTLTGFIVVFSIVIAIFKDIPDIEGDRRFNITTFTVRLGQQRVYNLARLILTGCYIGMVAATPWVEGINWLFLLVTHIGLLSLLWWRSQRVALPNQANDLEAPISFPAFYQFIWQLFFLEYVLYPVACLLG, from the coding sequence ATGGGTCAGAGCGTTTCTTCTCAACCGAAACCTACCGGACACCAACTCAGCCTATTTCGAACCCCGGTTCCTTGGCTGACGGCGTTTTGGAAGTTTTCCCGCCCGCACACGATTGTGGGGACTAGCCTGAGCGTCATTGGTGTCTTTGTCATCACGTGGACGGTGGTGCAAGAGGTGACGACAACGCCGCTGCTGAATCCATTTTCTCTGCTCTTGCCTTTAACGGCCTGTTTGGCAGGCAACGTCTACATCGTTGGGCTGAACCAAATCGAAGATGTCGAGATCGATCGCATCAATAAGCCCCACCTGCCGATTGCCTCTGGGGAGTTTTCGCCTAAGGACGCATGGTGGATTGTAGGATTCGCCGGAGGGCTGAGTGTTGTTTTGTCAGCCCTAGGAGGCTGGTTTTTGCTCACTACCGTGCTGGTGAGCTTGTTAATTGGGACAGCCTACTCAGTGCCTCCCCTGCGCCTGAAGCGATTTCCCTTCTGGGCTTCAGCCTGTATCTTGACCGTCCGAGGGGCTGTGGTCAACGTCGGATTGTTTCTACACTATAGTGATCAACTCGGGTTGCCCCTGTCTATTCCAGGCAAAATATGGACTTTGACAGGGTTCATCGTTGTTTTTAGCATCGTTATCGCTATTTTCAAAGATATTCCTGACATTGAGGGCGATCGTCGCTTCAACATCACCACCTTTACCGTGCGTCTCGGGCAACAGCGTGTCTATAATCTTGCCCGCCTTATTCTCACGGGGTGCTATATCGGCATGGTTGCAGCGACCCCCTGGGTTGAAGGGATAAATTGGCTATTTTTGCTTGTCACCCATATCGGGCTCTTGAGCCTGCTCTGGTGGCGCAGCCAGCGGGTAGCGTTACCCAATCAAGCGAATGACCTAGAAGCTCCTATCTCCTTTCCAGCGTTTTACCAATTCATCTGGCAACTCTTTTTCCTGGAGTATGTGCTGTATCCAGTCGCCTGCTTACTGGGCTAA
- a CDS encoding allophycocyanin yields MSIVAKVIAQSDRVDRFLSSAELTQLQGFFSNGTLRISASQKLAANEQKIVDEGSKRFWAQCPNTPSNSGNPQKTSLCQRDQGWYIRVLSYCVLAGNSKPLEDIGLDGMRDMYVSLGVPLANLKIAMRCLKEVAMGILTAEEGALVAPYFDQLVRAF; encoded by the coding sequence ATGAGTATCGTTGCGAAAGTTATTGCTCAATCTGATCGAGTAGACCGCTTTCTCAGCAGTGCTGAACTTACCCAACTTCAAGGTTTCTTTAGTAATGGGACGCTGCGTATTAGTGCCTCACAGAAGTTGGCAGCTAACGAGCAAAAGATTGTTGATGAAGGCAGCAAGCGGTTCTGGGCCCAATGTCCAAATACCCCCAGTAACAGTGGTAATCCTCAAAAGACCTCTCTTTGTCAGCGAGATCAAGGCTGGTATATCCGTGTGCTGAGCTACTGCGTTTTGGCAGGTAATTCTAAGCCTTTAGAAGATATTGGACTGGACGGAATGCGCGATATGTATGTATCGCTGGGCGTGCCTCTAGCCAATTTGAAGATTGCTATGCGCTGCCTGAAGGAAGTCGCCATGGGGATTTTGACGGCCGAAGAAGGAGCCTTGGTTGCTCCCTACTTTGATCAGCTGGTTCGCGCTTTTTAG
- a CDS encoding allophycocyanin subunit beta — MQDTITAAINPADEKGIYLEGAGLEKLKQYFQSGELRVKAATQIGASVSSIITETVAKSLLYGDITCPGGNMYPTRRYAACLRDLTYFLRYATYAMLAADASILDERVLNGLKETYSSLGVPVEPTIQAVQAMKEVVTQRVGSDAGQEMDVYLDHIISGLS; from the coding sequence ATGCAAGATACCATTACCGCCGCCATTAACCCCGCTGATGAAAAGGGCATCTATCTGGAGGGCGCTGGGCTAGAGAAGCTGAAGCAATATTTCCAAAGTGGAGAGTTGCGCGTAAAAGCAGCAACCCAAATTGGGGCTTCCGTTTCTAGCATCATTACCGAAACCGTTGCTAAAAGCTTGCTTTACGGAGATATCACCTGCCCTGGCGGCAACATGTACCCCACGCGTCGCTATGCTGCTTGCCTGCGCGATTTGACTTACTTCTTGCGCTACGCCACCTATGCCATGTTGGCAGCAGATGCCTCCATTCTGGATGAGCGCGTATTGAATGGGCTGAAAGAAACTTACAGCTCTTTGGGAGTGCCCGTTGAGCCTACCATTCAGGCGGTTCAGGCCATGAAAGAGGTCGTTACTCAACGGGTTGGGTCTGATGCTGGCCAAGAGATGGATGTCTATCTCGATCACATCATTTCTGGTCTAAGCTAA
- a CDS encoding chlorophyll a/b binding light-harvesting protein, translating into MYAASKSQEQFSWWAGNARFIDLSNTFIVAHVAQAALIMLWAGTFTLFELAVYSPDEPLYAQGLILLPHLATEGWAAGTSGAIANTYPFFAIGVIHIVAAGVLGAGAYFHRNRLAPSLDAEPGNASKFHFDWGDPKKLGFILGHHLTFLGLGALLLVVKAMFWGGLYDPTLGDVRLVTSPTLDPAALWSYRTHLFDVSTLEDLVGGHIYVAVLLVLGGAWHILVPPLNWVKRVFMFSGDGILSYSLFGVAIAAFAASYYCGFNTLAYPVEFYGPTLELKSSFLPYYFDPNDSLAGGYTSRTWLANTHFYLAFFFLQGGLWHFQRAMGFNFSQTVQNWQQNIAEVSNNPTLIYQNPFRSEPQPLLAVKYEVPQVDPQPLLRQEQPFADYLYCRSQGIKQPNLTAINGVENTLYQTTYNTYKDTFYQVSTPVDMKSRFGYGARSLEECYRQPSQTGIRQPNLTAINGVENTLYQTTYNAYKDTFYQASTPVDMKSRFGYSARSLEDCYGQPSQTAQVSDYPRSLDTVVYESPKS; encoded by the coding sequence ATGTACGCTGCAAGCAAAAGCCAGGAACAATTCTCCTGGTGGGCTGGTAATGCCCGATTTATCGATCTATCCAACACCTTTATTGTGGCCCATGTTGCCCAAGCTGCGCTGATCATGCTGTGGGCGGGCACATTCACCCTGTTTGAATTGGCTGTCTATTCTCCCGATGAACCCCTGTACGCGCAAGGGCTCATTCTGCTCCCTCACCTCGCGACTGAAGGTTGGGCGGCAGGGACCAGTGGCGCGATCGCCAACACCTACCCTTTCTTTGCCATTGGGGTGATTCATATCGTGGCAGCTGGGGTTTTAGGGGCCGGTGCCTATTTTCACCGCAACCGGTTAGCCCCTAGCCTAGATGCGGAACCGGGAAATGCCTCTAAGTTTCACTTTGATTGGGGCGATCCTAAGAAACTAGGATTTATCCTGGGGCATCACCTTACCTTTTTGGGGTTAGGTGCACTTTTACTGGTCGTCAAAGCCATGTTTTGGGGCGGGCTTTACGACCCTACCCTAGGCGATGTGCGCTTAGTTACCTCCCCCACATTAGACCCAGCAGCTCTTTGGAGTTATCGGACTCACCTGTTTGATGTCAGCACCCTGGAAGACCTGGTGGGCGGGCACATTTATGTGGCTGTTCTGTTGGTCTTAGGCGGAGCTTGGCATATTTTGGTGCCTCCCCTTAATTGGGTCAAGCGGGTGTTTATGTTTTCTGGGGATGGGATTCTGTCCTACTCGCTGTTTGGCGTTGCCATCGCTGCCTTTGCCGCGTCGTACTACTGTGGATTTAACACCCTGGCCTATCCGGTAGAGTTTTATGGCCCAACGCTGGAGCTAAAATCGTCCTTTTTGCCATACTATTTCGACCCCAATGATTCTCTGGCAGGGGGCTATACATCACGGACCTGGTTAGCCAACACCCATTTTTACTTAGCCTTTTTCTTTTTGCAGGGAGGGCTTTGGCACTTTCAGCGGGCGATGGGCTTCAATTTCAGCCAGACAGTCCAGAACTGGCAGCAGAATATCGCTGAAGTGAGCAACAACCCTACGCTGATTTACCAAAACCCGTTCCGTTCCGAGCCTCAGCCTCTGTTGGCAGTAAAGTACGAAGTCCCTCAGGTTGATCCTCAGCCGTTGCTGCGTCAGGAGCAACCTTTTGCAGACTACCTGTATTGTCGTTCCCAGGGCATTAAGCAGCCCAACTTAACGGCCATTAATGGGGTGGAAAATACGCTGTATCAAACCACCTACAACACCTATAAAGACACCTTTTACCAGGTCTCAACGCCTGTGGATATGAAGAGCCGGTTTGGCTATGGTGCTCGATCGCTGGAAGAATGCTATAGGCAACCCTCACAAACGGGCATTAGGCAGCCCAACTTAACGGCTATTAATGGGGTGGAAAATACGCTGTATCAAACCACCTACAACGCCTATAAAGACACCTTTTACCAGGCCTCAACGCCTGTGGATATGAAGAGCCGGTTTGGCTATAGCGCTCGATCGCTGGAAGACTGCTATGGGCAACCCTCACAAACTGCTCAGGTGTCTGATTATCCTCGCTCGCTAGATACCGTTGTTTACGAATCACCAAAGTCCTAG
- the miaA gene encoding tRNA (adenosine(37)-N6)-dimethylallyltransferase MiaA, whose protein sequence is MPLPISTQEKTIALQIPPSSTFQPSLVALGGATATGKTGVSLALAERLPISIISADSRQVYRELNIGTAKPSAVVQSQVPHYLIDIREPTETMTVAEYQQAAQGLIEQFQDSGEQLPWLVGGTGLYISAVVDGLQIPPVAPQPALRSQLTQLGQAQCYAMLQQIDPAAGQRLHPHDVVRTVRALEVAYVTGQPLSVQQGQRPPDYPILYIGLDCEVDALKTRIEQRTAEMLQQGLVKEVEDLYQRYGPDLPLLKTLGYSEILGYLAGDYSLTQAESLIVKNTRQFAKRQRTWFRKRNIHWFNADDPHLIDQIWQTVGDFLQEL, encoded by the coding sequence ATGCCACTACCAATTTCTACCCAAGAAAAGACGATTGCCCTACAGATCCCTCCCAGTAGTACATTTCAACCCTCTCTCGTGGCCTTAGGCGGAGCGACGGCCACGGGCAAAACGGGGGTGTCTCTGGCCTTAGCTGAGCGACTGCCGATCTCAATCATCAGTGCCGATTCGCGTCAGGTTTACCGCGAGTTGAATATTGGCACAGCCAAACCTTCAGCGGTGGTGCAATCGCAGGTGCCTCACTACCTGATTGATATTCGGGAGCCGACAGAGACCATGACCGTAGCTGAATATCAGCAAGCGGCCCAGGGGCTAATTGAGCAGTTTCAAGATAGCGGAGAACAGCTGCCATGGTTGGTCGGCGGCACAGGTCTTTACATTTCTGCCGTGGTGGATGGGTTGCAAATTCCCCCAGTGGCACCACAGCCAGCGTTGCGATCGCAACTCACTCAGTTAGGCCAAGCTCAGTGCTATGCGATGCTGCAACAGATAGATCCTGCCGCTGGGCAGCGCCTGCATCCCCATGATGTAGTGCGGACGGTGCGGGCATTGGAAGTGGCTTACGTAACGGGGCAACCGCTATCGGTGCAACAAGGGCAACGCCCTCCTGATTATCCCATCCTATATATAGGGCTAGATTGCGAGGTAGATGCCCTCAAGACACGCATTGAACAGCGCACCGCAGAGATGCTGCAGCAGGGGCTGGTCAAAGAGGTAGAAGATCTGTATCAACGCTACGGGCCTGATCTCCCGCTCTTAAAGACCCTGGGTTACAGCGAAATCTTAGGATACTTAGCGGGTGATTATTCCCTGACTCAGGCTGAAAGCTTGATTGTGAAGAACACACGACAGTTTGCTAAGCGGCAACGTACCTGGTTTCGCAAGCGCAATATCCATTGGTTTAACGCAGACGATCCCCATCTGATTGATCAGATCTGGCAGACCGTGGGCGATTTTCTTCAGGAACTTTGA